From Micromonospora nigra, one genomic window encodes:
- a CDS encoding PrgI family protein produces MTRPESEPPTRARMPADVDAPDKVAYGLTFHQLAVVAAGALLFYTAWHALHDVVPTPLLVGAGVVLGGLVIGLALGRRDGLSLDVWLLHAIGHIRTPRSLSTSTTGGVSPDWIETPQAGRMPLPAPLRLPADAIDDDGQVSLGDARAAIVGTTTVNLALRTPAEQTALIDGWGRWLNSLSTPTQIVVSAQPVDLASHSRALAAAAHAQPHPRLRAACADHAEFLGDLAARRDPLRRQVLVVTRSAAGERGLHAARRRADDTVRALSGLGVTPRVLDGPAVTAALACAADPYRPPRPGGLAAPDAVITAATPSRTRTDRRRS; encoded by the coding sequence ATGACCCGACCCGAATCCGAACCGCCGACGAGGGCGCGGATGCCCGCCGACGTCGACGCACCCGACAAGGTCGCCTACGGCCTGACCTTCCACCAACTGGCCGTCGTCGCCGCCGGCGCGCTGCTGTTCTACACCGCGTGGCACGCGCTGCACGACGTCGTGCCGACACCGCTCCTCGTCGGTGCTGGGGTGGTGCTCGGCGGGCTGGTCATCGGCCTGGCGCTCGGCCGCCGCGACGGCCTGTCCCTGGATGTGTGGCTGCTGCACGCCATCGGCCACATCCGGACCCCCCGGTCGCTGTCCACCTCGACGACCGGTGGCGTGTCGCCGGACTGGATCGAGACCCCCCAGGCCGGTCGGATGCCGCTGCCGGCACCGTTGCGGCTGCCCGCCGACGCCATCGACGACGACGGGCAGGTCAGCCTCGGCGACGCGCGGGCGGCGATCGTCGGCACCACCACCGTGAACCTCGCGCTGCGCACTCCCGCCGAGCAGACGGCTTTGATTGACGGCTGGGGGCGGTGGCTCAACAGCCTGTCGACGCCGACGCAGATCGTCGTGTCCGCGCAACCGGTCGATCTGGCCTCCCACAGCCGGGCCCTCGCCGCCGCCGCGCACGCCCAGCCGCACCCGCGGCTGCGGGCGGCGTGCGCCGACCACGCCGAGTTCCTCGGCGACCTCGCCGCCCGCCGCGACCCGCTGCGCCGGCAGGTCCTGGTCGTCACCCGCTCGGCGGCAGGCGAGCGCGGCCTGCATGCCGCGCGGCGCCGCGCCGACGACACCGTCCGCGCTCTGTCCGGTCTCGGGGTGACCCCACGGGTGCTGGACGGCCCGGCGGTCACCGCCGCCCTGGCCTGCGCGGCCGACCCGTATCGGCCGCCGCGTCCCGGCGGCCTGGCCGCACCCGACGCCGTCATCACCGCGGCCACCCCATCCCGTACCCGCACGGACAGGAGAAGGTCATGA
- a CDS encoding DNA cytosine methyltransferase has translation MSSAHTTAPRVGSLCTGYGGLDMAVELVLGGRLAWYAETDRHATTVLRHRWPSIPNLGDIRTIDWTKVQPVDIVTAGFPCLNDTLGGPSSGGVDAVAG, from the coding sequence GTGAGCAGTGCCCACACCACCGCCCCCCGCGTCGGATCACTCTGCACCGGGTACGGCGGGCTCGACATGGCCGTCGAGTTGGTGCTCGGCGGCCGGCTCGCCTGGTACGCCGAAACCGACCGGCACGCCACCACCGTCCTCAGGCACCGCTGGCCCAGCATCCCCAACCTCGGTGACATCCGCACCATCGACTGGACCAAGGTCCAGCCGGTCGACATCGTTACCGCCGGATTCCCTTGCCTCAATGACACGCTGGGTGGGCCGTCTTCGGGCGGCGTTGACGCGGTAGCGGGTTGA
- a CDS encoding IS110 family transposase, which yields MIVLGVDPHKDLLVVVAVDSNGRQLDVTSAPARPRGVKSLLRWARQYGERLWAVEDVRHVAGGLMRGLLAAGEPAVWVPTQLTARYRRVGRGQGKSDPIDALAVARAALREDLPPARPEDESRVVKMLLDHREDLVGEMVRMCSRLRWLLHDLDPDFAETIPARKLHKRRWVTHVRDYLAAQAGSVGLSIAAELLDRVEELARRADQLERELHELMKVQAPQLLALPGCGPLSAARIVAETGDVRRFHSSAAFAMHTGTAPIPASSGATHRHRLNRGGNRRLNAAVHRIAITQARVDDRARRYLDNRKAMGNSRTEAIRALKRHLARHVYGLLITAKRLSGEVAVPGQDGLPAVP from the coding sequence GTGATCGTTCTTGGTGTCGACCCCCACAAGGACCTGCTGGTCGTTGTCGCGGTGGACAGCAACGGCCGTCAGCTCGACGTGACGTCCGCTCCGGCCCGGCCACGCGGGGTGAAGTCCCTGTTGCGCTGGGCTCGGCAGTACGGCGAACGGCTGTGGGCCGTCGAGGACGTCCGGCATGTCGCCGGCGGCCTGATGCGGGGTCTGCTCGCGGCCGGTGAGCCGGCGGTGTGGGTGCCGACGCAGTTGACTGCCCGCTACCGGCGGGTGGGTCGGGGTCAGGGCAAGAGCGACCCTATCGACGCTCTCGCCGTCGCCCGCGCCGCGCTGCGTGAGGACCTGCCGCCGGCCAGGCCGGAGGACGAGTCGCGCGTGGTGAAGATGCTGCTCGACCACCGCGAGGACCTCGTGGGTGAGATGGTGCGCATGTGCTCGCGGCTGCGGTGGCTGCTGCATGACCTGGACCCGGACTTCGCCGAGACGATTCCGGCTCGCAAGCTGCACAAGCGCCGCTGGGTGACGCATGTGCGCGACTACCTCGCCGCGCAGGCGGGGAGTGTGGGTCTGTCCATCGCTGCGGAACTGCTTGACCGGGTCGAGGAGTTGGCCCGGCGAGCTGATCAGCTCGAACGTGAACTGCACGAGTTGATGAAGGTCCAGGCGCCGCAGTTGCTGGCGCTGCCCGGGTGTGGGCCGCTGTCCGCCGCCAGGATCGTGGCGGAGACCGGTGACGTGCGCCGGTTCCACTCCAGCGCCGCGTTCGCCATGCACACCGGCACCGCACCGATTCCGGCATCGTCCGGGGCGACACATCGGCATCGGCTCAACCGGGGCGGCAACCGGCGTCTCAACGCCGCCGTGCACCGCATCGCGATCACCCAGGCCCGCGTCGACGACCGGGCCCGCCGCTACCTGGACAACCGCAAAGCGATGGGCAACAGCCGCACCGAGGCGATCCGCGCTCTCAAACGCCACCTCGCCCGACACGTCTACGGACTCCTGATCACCGCCAAGCGGCTGTCCGGCGAAGTCGCCGTCCCGGGGCAGGACGGCCTGCCAGCCGTGCCCTGA
- a CDS encoding class I SAM-dependent methyltransferase: MTRTESPLEDRNAPGSPSRNTDDWLVDARTSYDTVADSYANFVRDALATEPYLRASLALFAELVHAAGDGPVADVGCGPGHVTAHLHELGVDAFGIDLSPAMIDLARRDHPDLRFEVGSMTDLQLADASIAALLAFWSLIHIPDDAVPSVLGHFHRVLRPGGPLLLGFHVGDESRLKTQGYGGHPMNVYVHRRQPDRVAAWLRDTGFTIKAQLLIGPDTDAPGAILIAVRQP, translated from the coding sequence ATGACGCGAACCGAGTCACCGCTGGAAGACCGCAACGCGCCCGGGTCACCCAGCAGGAACACAGACGACTGGTTGGTAGACGCCCGGACCTCCTACGACACAGTCGCCGACAGCTACGCCAACTTCGTACGCGACGCTCTCGCCACGGAGCCATACCTTCGTGCAAGTCTGGCGTTATTCGCTGAGCTGGTCCACGCCGCCGGCGACGGGCCGGTGGCAGACGTGGGCTGCGGGCCGGGACACGTCACCGCCCACCTGCACGAACTGGGCGTCGACGCCTTCGGCATCGACCTATCACCCGCGATGATCGACCTGGCTCGGCGCGACCACCCCGATCTGCGATTCGAAGTGGGCTCGATGACCGATCTGCAACTCGCCGACGCCTCGATTGCCGCCCTGCTCGCCTTCTGGTCATTGATCCACATACCCGATGACGCCGTCCCTTCGGTTTTGGGCCACTTCCACCGGGTGCTGCGTCCGGGCGGACCGCTGCTACTCGGCTTCCACGTGGGCGACGAGTCGAGGCTCAAGACACAGGGCTACGGCGGCCACCCCATGAATGTCTACGTTCACCGTCGCCAGCCCGACCGAGTCGCAGCATGGCTACGCGACACCGGATTCACCATCAAGGCCCAACTGCTGATCGGCCCCGACACTGACGCTCCAGGGGCAATCCTCATCGCAGTCCGCCAGCCCTGA
- a CDS encoding tyrosine-type recombinase/integrase has product MSGVVLRLPASPPPTVVGGPRHCPAEEYTSFVEHSGIYSQDRKIRLHRRHARFLRQFPELDSWFDQPLRQRLGWRNKDTQTRRRGPGDDFDVTAGWINYNARDYLIYLALTGRLRLDWGWLLGIGVIKPWPIADQLGLPLTAQVDQLRERVTALGHNPDSSTFRVSWTVMRLVLHRGDPDLHAVTADDVEELRATIRTLEQVPGIDEVLSPRHLTTIKNAWGTNVFRTGIALFHAGITDRLPQRLDRKPLPPLSAQPRIAAVMDRYLVERALIVRPDSMSSTRAAMRRLGIWLAKQRPAVENLAELTRADLLDFMTWLVGQRKVKHPEQPLSDVYRRSIISEVTVFFRYGAHAEWTDMPARPVLTRMDVPRAVQRVPRFIPAHQLEPLMTAIRAVECPLQRCALLVARWSGARRGEIRRLHLDCLDAYPDGTSRLRLAAGKSLKERTVPIHPEAAEAIRRVHELRLGHQDRGIYDRDTDKNVRYLFLNNGRLADVEYLFAVPLGRICDELGILNAEGKPAIHAHRFRHTLGTQLAEKGARTQTIMKILGHLSAGMSMTYSQISDPVVLADYQAVLQPGAAIAGPLADTLRRGQLDQTALDWLQTNFYKTELELGRCLRLPQEGPCECDLYLSCPKFVTTPQYIPRLEDRLHTEEQLIADATERGWAREIERHRCIAGRIRSLLQELNTFHP; this is encoded by the coding sequence GTGAGCGGAGTCGTTCTGCGCCTGCCGGCATCACCGCCACCGACCGTGGTCGGTGGTCCACGACATTGTCCGGCCGAGGAGTACACGTCGTTCGTCGAGCACAGCGGCATCTACAGCCAGGATCGCAAGATCCGGCTGCATCGTCGACATGCTCGCTTCCTGCGCCAGTTCCCCGAGCTTGATAGCTGGTTCGACCAGCCGCTGCGTCAGCGGCTGGGGTGGCGCAACAAGGACACCCAGACCCGGCGTCGCGGCCCCGGGGATGACTTCGACGTCACCGCCGGCTGGATCAACTACAACGCCCGCGACTACCTGATCTACCTGGCCCTGACCGGCCGGCTGCGGCTGGACTGGGGCTGGCTGCTCGGCATCGGTGTGATCAAGCCGTGGCCGATCGCCGACCAGCTTGGCCTGCCACTGACCGCCCAGGTCGACCAGCTGCGCGAGCGGGTGACCGCGCTGGGACACAACCCCGACAGCAGCACGTTCCGGGTGTCCTGGACCGTGATGCGATTGGTGCTGCACCGCGGCGATCCGGACCTGCACGCGGTCACCGCCGACGATGTCGAGGAATTGAGGGCGACGATCCGCACCCTTGAGCAGGTCCCCGGCATCGACGAGGTCCTCAGCCCACGGCACCTCACGACGATCAAGAACGCGTGGGGCACCAACGTGTTCCGCACCGGGATCGCGTTGTTCCACGCCGGGATCACCGACCGGCTGCCACAGCGCCTGGACCGTAAACCATTGCCGCCGCTGAGCGCGCAGCCGCGAATCGCCGCGGTGATGGACCGCTACCTGGTCGAACGAGCTCTCATCGTGCGGCCCGACTCTATGAGCTCGACCCGGGCCGCGATGCGACGCTTGGGCATCTGGCTGGCCAAGCAACGCCCGGCTGTGGAGAACCTGGCCGAACTGACTCGCGCCGACCTGCTGGACTTCATGACGTGGCTGGTCGGGCAGCGCAAAGTCAAGCACCCCGAGCAGCCGCTCAGCGACGTCTACCGCCGCAGCATTATCTCCGAAGTCACCGTGTTCTTCCGCTACGGAGCCCATGCCGAATGGACCGACATGCCCGCTCGCCCGGTACTGACCCGAATGGACGTTCCCCGGGCGGTCCAGCGCGTCCCACGGTTCATCCCGGCTCACCAACTTGAACCGCTGATGACCGCGATCCGCGCCGTCGAGTGCCCGCTGCAACGGTGTGCGCTGCTGGTCGCCCGGTGGAGCGGCGCACGCCGCGGAGAGATCCGCCGGCTGCATCTCGACTGCCTGGACGCCTACCCCGACGGCACCTCGCGGCTGCGGCTCGCCGCCGGCAAATCGCTCAAAGAACGCACCGTGCCGATCCACCCCGAAGCCGCCGAAGCGATCCGCCGTGTCCATGAACTGCGCCTCGGGCACCAGGACCGCGGCATCTACGACAGAGACACCGACAAGAACGTGCGCTACCTGTTCCTCAACAACGGTCGGCTCGCCGATGTCGAATACCTGTTCGCGGTGCCGCTCGGACGCATCTGCGACGAACTCGGCATCCTCAATGCCGAAGGCAAGCCCGCCATCCACGCCCACCGGTTCCGGCACACGCTGGGCACCCAACTGGCCGAGAAAGGCGCCCGCACCCAGACGATCATGAAGATCCTCGGGCACCTCAGCGCGGGCATGTCCATGACCTACTCGCAGATCTCCGACCCGGTCGTGCTGGCCGACTACCAGGCCGTCCTGCAGCCTGGAGCGGCAATCGCCGGCCCTCTGGCGGACACTCTGCGCCGCGGCCAACTCGACCAGACCGCACTCGACTGGCTCCAGACCAACTTCTACAAGACCGAACTTGAACTCGGACGCTGCCTGCGCCTGCCCCAGGAAGGGCCGTGCGAATGTGACCTCTACCTGAGCTGCCCTAAGTTCGTCACCACACCTCAGTACATCCCCCGGCTCGAGGACCGGCTGCACACCGAAGAGCAACTCATCGCCGACGCCACCGAACGTGGCTGGGCCCGAGAGATCGAACGACACCGCTGCATCGCGGGTCGCATCCGCAGCCTGCTGCAGGAACTCAACACGTTTCACCCGTGA
- a CDS encoding pilin, protein MSRTPHHTVRIPRVVRIALRVAVPLAGVGLSLAVPAAAYADAGGAVYLAANSLPVVIANLQAWVMSLLAAIATLFLVLAGVYWATAGGDPSQVEKAKLALRNALIGYGLAVLAPILLKVIQGIVGG, encoded by the coding sequence ATGTCCCGTACCCCACATCACACTGTCCGGATCCCGCGAGTCGTTCGTATCGCACTCCGTGTCGCCGTGCCGCTGGCCGGTGTCGGCCTGTCGCTCGCCGTGCCTGCCGCCGCGTACGCCGATGCGGGCGGGGCCGTCTACCTGGCGGCGAACTCGCTGCCGGTGGTGATCGCGAACCTGCAGGCCTGGGTCATGAGCCTGCTGGCCGCGATCGCCACCCTGTTCCTCGTCCTGGCCGGCGTGTACTGGGCCACCGCCGGTGGTGACCCGTCGCAGGTGGAGAAGGCCAAGCTCGCCTTGCGCAACGCGCTGATCGGCTACGGACTGGCCGTTCTTGCACCGATCCTGCTGAAGGTCATCCAGGGCATCGTCGGGGGCTGA
- a CDS encoding DNA methyltransferase yields MSAVPEHTTTGQPDPNDSAINSLAAREDHPGRHREHEDPRRVEADGLSVWATAQSTGPVQRRGRYVPESVKHPARMLPAIAAHAIAAYTQPGDLILDPMCGIGTTLVEAVHAGRDAFGIEYEPRWSNIADANIRHAHDQGATGRASVIRGDATRLMSLVPTALTGQVALVVTSPPYGPTVHGLVRPGEHGVVKYDDRYNDGEDKGNLAYRDLTGLADGFAQILAGCATLLRPGGVVVVTARPWRKRGELVDLPSAVIAAGLRAGLVPTERCVALLAAVRDGHLVARPSFFQLQQVRKARSSGVPMHLIAHEDVLIFAKALESPEDGSGVVA; encoded by the coding sequence GTGAGCGCCGTGCCTGAGCACACCACCACCGGACAGCCCGACCCGAACGATTCAGCAATCAACAGCCTCGCCGCCCGCGAGGACCACCCCGGCCGGCACCGCGAGCACGAAGACCCCCGTCGCGTCGAGGCCGACGGCCTGTCCGTCTGGGCCACCGCCCAGTCGACCGGTCCCGTCCAGCGGCGCGGCCGGTACGTGCCGGAATCGGTCAAGCATCCCGCCCGGATGCTCCCGGCGATCGCCGCCCACGCGATCGCCGCCTACACCCAGCCCGGCGATTTGATCCTGGACCCGATGTGCGGCATCGGCACCACCCTGGTCGAGGCCGTCCACGCCGGCCGAGACGCCTTCGGCATCGAGTACGAGCCGCGATGGTCGAACATCGCCGACGCCAACATCCGCCACGCCCACGACCAGGGCGCCACCGGACGGGCATCGGTCATCCGCGGCGACGCGACCCGACTGATGTCGCTGGTGCCGACGGCCCTCACCGGGCAGGTGGCGCTCGTGGTCACCTCGCCGCCGTACGGGCCGACCGTCCACGGCCTCGTCCGCCCCGGCGAGCACGGCGTCGTCAAGTACGACGACCGCTACAACGACGGCGAGGACAAGGGCAACCTCGCCTACCGCGACCTCACCGGCCTCGCCGACGGCTTCGCCCAGATCCTGGCCGGCTGCGCCACCCTGCTACGACCCGGCGGCGTCGTCGTGGTCACCGCCCGCCCGTGGCGCAAGCGCGGCGAACTGGTCGACCTGCCCAGCGCCGTCATCGCCGCCGGCCTGCGCGCCGGGCTCGTGCCGACCGAACGGTGCGTCGCCCTGCTGGCCGCCGTCCGCGACGGGCATCTCGTCGCCCGTCCGTCGTTCTTCCAACTCCAGCAGGTCCGCAAGGCCCGCTCGTCCGGGGTGCCGATGCACCTCATCGCCCACGAGGACGTCCTGATCTTCGCCAAGGCACTGGAGTCGCCGGAGGACGGAAGCGGGGTGGTCGCGTGA
- a CDS encoding plasmid pRiA4b ORF-3 family protein gives MATWFQTLECSPVMPARFPALLMSCRSNVKLPFLATPTDSEGSAAGSVVCAGGDGGGAVARTWLSIRVELVSGRGEDFWPRPGRIFAAARTHIFEQLGAAIDDAFARWDLAHLRLFTLADETPVCSFRVWDEPPDGAVDSDKTKLSRLTPGEQFAYVFDMGDDWAHLCTVDEQRVDPLDQLGFVPTEPTPYWGWGNLPDQYGRRWDGDDGESPMPKAPKNLLRDLPPILSWWGPRRRG, from the coding sequence GTGGCGACGTGGTTCCAGACGCTGGAGTGTTCGCCGGTGATGCCGGCCCGCTTTCCGGCGTTGCTGATGTCCTGTCGCTCCAATGTCAAGCTTCCGTTCCTGGCCACCCCGACGGACTCGGAGGGTAGTGCTGCCGGTAGCGTCGTTTGCGCAGGTGGTGACGGAGGCGGTGCGGTGGCGCGGACGTGGTTGTCGATCCGGGTTGAGTTGGTGTCCGGCCGTGGCGAAGACTTCTGGCCTCGCCCGGGGCGGATCTTCGCCGCAGCGCGGACGCACATATTCGAGCAGCTCGGGGCGGCGATCGACGACGCTTTCGCCCGATGGGACTTGGCCCACTTACGGCTGTTCACCCTCGCCGACGAGACACCGGTCTGCTCGTTCCGGGTTTGGGACGAGCCTCCGGATGGTGCGGTCGACAGTGACAAGACCAAGCTGAGTCGGCTCACCCCGGGTGAGCAGTTCGCTTACGTCTTCGACATGGGTGATGACTGGGCGCATCTGTGCACGGTCGATGAGCAGCGGGTCGATCCGCTGGATCAGCTCGGGTTCGTCCCGACGGAGCCGACGCCGTACTGGGGCTGGGGCAACCTTCCCGACCAGTACGGCCGACGGTGGGACGGCGACGATGGCGAGTCCCCGATGCCAAAGGCTCCCAAGAACCTGCTGCGGGATCTTCCTCCGATCCTGTCCTGGTGGGGCCCGCGGCGCCGCGGATAG
- a CDS encoding conjugal transfer protein TrbL family protein, with protein sequence MGWILDQALDWLTAAILACLTAIFDLITGILLTTPKVTALPQVQALTGRSVWIVDTVFVLVFVAAGVLVMVAGGEQSRYTVKDLLPRLVVGFTAAHFSQLACAQLIDVANALTSAVSEGGHDGGGAFTAIRTHLTAAQDHTVPLLFLVLILIITVLVVTTAFQLIGRFVALLVMTSIAPLALACHALPQTDGLARLWWRAYTGCLAIPVAQAFFLTAGKQTLLDPAAMLPVFGLPVDPGGTLNLLVVVVLLWTTVKIPALMARWAGQTGRGTSNMLGAVVRVVVVQHLARTVPGLNTLRRTIR encoded by the coding sequence ATGGGATGGATCCTCGACCAGGCCCTGGATTGGCTCACCGCCGCGATCCTGGCCTGCCTCACCGCGATCTTCGACCTCATCACCGGCATTCTGCTCACCACCCCGAAGGTCACCGCGCTGCCGCAGGTGCAGGCACTCACCGGCCGGTCGGTCTGGATCGTGGACACCGTCTTCGTGTTGGTGTTCGTCGCCGCCGGTGTGCTCGTGATGGTCGCCGGCGGCGAACAGTCCCGCTACACGGTCAAGGACCTCCTGCCGAGGCTGGTCGTCGGTTTCACCGCCGCGCACTTCTCTCAGTTGGCCTGCGCCCAGCTCATCGATGTCGCCAACGCCCTGACCTCGGCGGTCAGCGAGGGCGGTCACGACGGCGGCGGCGCGTTCACCGCGATCCGCACCCACCTCACGGCGGCACAGGACCACACCGTTCCGCTGTTGTTCCTGGTTCTGATCCTCATCATCACCGTCCTGGTGGTGACGACGGCGTTCCAGCTGATCGGCCGGTTCGTGGCGCTGCTGGTGATGACGAGCATCGCGCCGCTGGCGCTGGCCTGTCACGCGCTGCCGCAGACCGACGGCCTCGCCCGGCTGTGGTGGCGCGCCTACACCGGATGCCTGGCGATACCCGTGGCCCAGGCGTTCTTCCTCACCGCGGGCAAGCAGACACTGCTCGACCCGGCGGCCATGCTGCCCGTGTTCGGCCTGCCCGTCGACCCGGGCGGCACGCTGAACCTCCTGGTCGTGGTGGTGCTGCTGTGGACCACCGTCAAGATCCCCGCGCTGATGGCCCGCTGGGCGGGCCAGACCGGACGCGGCACGAGCAACATGCTCGGCGCGGTCGTCCGCGTCGTCGTGGTGCAGCACCTCGCCCGCACCGTCCCCGGCCTGAACACCCTTCGGAGGACCATCAGATGA